One Spinacia oleracea cultivar Varoflay chromosome 4, BTI_SOV_V1, whole genome shotgun sequence DNA segment encodes these proteins:
- the LOC130460059 gene encoding uncharacterized protein, giving the protein MGSSLSRTRGDSGVGTSGQRIPDSNCDWGSKCNCPNNEHSYSAEYKNNLYLAQKENTSTRNYLEEWFRKREVEPGEEVESKYDDRKPTPSDLRFFGEGDSDEEPSGSDSFDLVYVGECENENGDAVGSPGQLSSGYPSSKKGEKGKKSASASDDA; this is encoded by the exons ATGGGTTCTTCTTTGTCTAGAACGCGAGGTGATTCTGGGGTGGGAACTTCTGGTCAAAGAATCCCCGATTCCAACTGTGATTGGGGATCCAAGTGCAACTGTCCCAATAACGAGCATTCCTACTCCGccgaatataaaaacaatctgtatttggcccaaaaagaaaatacgagtactcgaaactatttggaagaatggtttcggaagagggaagtggagccaggagaggaggttgagtcaaaatatgacgatcggaaacccactccctcagatctgcgttttttcggtgaaggagattccgatgag gaaccaagtgggtctgattcatttgatctggtgtatgttggagagtgtgaaaatgagaatggtgatgctgttgggtctccaggacaactttcatctggttatccctcctcaaagaaaggagaaaagggaaaaaaatcggcttcagcatctgatgatgcttag
- the LOC130460058 gene encoding uncharacterized protein: MVYSGGRVDVFDYIHENADGKYVKELVDSLGYNDIEKVHFWDPRKEFKNGVRFLGFDSSTCDPFLALLFEYKSIHIYIEHKIKPTYNFNLNRSAGGGGGRGSFLELLNTDVVDLNSDYVEPPFTVLPPKQTETQPETQPEPHIQPQNVPQPEIDYDSEGTDEDDDELATARSKISDDMRREKAYFEELVMLKKLAESKVEGGLNLGDDFDGYSDLDSPSESEDEDDVGYLVAPQHHKRGRGKQKQNDTETEEREATFYVGQQFENPKTFRKAIIDYSIDKGRNIPFSKNDSTRVCAECEHKDKGCKWRIWASWERGRRSFTVKTFVSEHTCGRTLIIKKMTSHWIAEHYQNLFKVNPYMRVQDIQETIWLEKGIRVSKDKAARARRRGQALIVGEYKEQYALLPRYAAEILRSNPGNTVKLKLDANVFDRLYLCFEALRKGFLAGCRPFISLDGCFLKGPFGGQLLVAVGRDGNNQMFPLAWAVCEVESTDTWSWFLELLATDLGTSEGAGYTFMSDQQKGLLAAVSNVFPQAESRVCARHVYCNFRGVFGGGLEYRKQFWTIAKSNTVNHFNENIEVMRGISHEAAEDLLKRNYKKWCRAFYTPLSCCDSVDNNMSEVFNAYILSARHKPIITMLEDIREGLMERLHKKRDFIGKKEIMLCPRIQIQLEKHKIWARGWNAYWDGGFFYGVREGATQVKYVVDLNQHTCSCNAWQVSGIPCKHAIVAIWNKVDHPEQYVNAYFCKQTYMKAYEFLLEPLNGPQEWPTSDSIVVAPKVKKVNGRPKTKRRYGVGEVTASGKLKRTGCSMKCSLCGVIGHNKRGCKNAPKQQQHINNHATAEQTTPQQQHPRTSSAIPMHNRGVGIYTYPNGYQRIATPISQHFPTPQRQRPPAAFYSDHGGEQTIYSFPAHDFPLSQTQPSQGHTISSQALQDLAMARRLEKRP, encoded by the exons ATGGTTTATAGTGGGGGGAGGGTGGATGTCTTTGATTACATCCATGAGAATGCAGATGGCAAATATGTTAAGGAATTAGTGGATAGTTTAGGTTATAATGATATAGAGAAAGTACATTTCTGGGACCCTAGGAAAGAATTCAAGAATGGGGTtaggtttttaggttttgataGTAGTACTTGTGACCCTTTCTTAGCTTTACTCTTTGAATACAAAAGCATTCATATATACATTGAACATAAAATCAAACCCACCTACAACTTTAACTTAAACAGGAGTGCAGGAGGGGGAGGAGGGAGAGGTAGCTTCCTTGAGTTGTTGAATACTGATGTGGTTGActtaaattctgattatgtggAACCACCTTTTACAGTACTCCCACCCAAACAAACTGAAACTCAACCTGAAACTCAACCTGAACCTCATATTCAACCTCAAAATGTGCCTCAAcctgaaattgattatgattcaGAGGGTacagatgaagatgatgatgagttaGCCACTGCTAGGTCTAAGATATCTGATGATATGAGAAGGGAAAAGGCTTATTTTGAGGAGTTAGTAATGCTGAAAAAACTAGCAGAAAGTAAAGTAGAAGGTGGTCTGAATTTGGGGGATGACTTTGATGGATACAGTGACTTAGACAGCCCTAGTGAGTCAGAAGATGAGGATGATGTTGGTTACTTAGTTGCACCACAACACCATAAGAGGGGGAGAGGGAAACAGAAGCAAAACGACACTGAAACTGAAGAGAGGGAAGCCACTTTTTATGTTGGGCAACAGTTTGAGAATCCAAAGACATTTAGGAAAGcaatcatagattattcaattgATAAAGGAAGAAACATTCCATTTTCTAAAAATGATTCCACTAGGGTTTGTGCAGAGTGTGAGCACAAAGATAAAGGTTGTAAATGGAGAATTTGGGCTTCATGGGAGAGAGGAAGAAGGTCATTTACAGTGAAAACATTTGTCAGTGAGCACACTTGTGGTAGGACACTTATCATTAAGAAGATGACTTCACATTGGATTGCAGAACACTACCAGAATCTGTTTAAGGTTAACCCTTACATGAGAGTGCAAGATATTCAGGAAACCATTTGGTTAGAAAAGGGTATAAGGGTGAGCAAAGACAAGGCTGCCAGGGCTAGGAGAAGGGGTCAAGCACTCATTGTTGGTGAATACAAAGAGCAGTATGCATTACTCCCAAGGTATGCAGCTGAGATACTAAGAAGCAATCCAGGGAACACAGTGAAGTTGAAGTTGGATGCAAATGTGTTTGACAGACTGTATTTGTGTTTTGAGGCACTTAGGAAAGGGTTCTTGGCAGGATGCAGACCTTTCATATCACTTGATGGATGTTTCTTAAAGGGACCATTTGGGGGTCAATTGTTAGTAGCAGTAGGGAGGGATGGAAACAATCAAATGTTCCCTTTGGCTTGGGCTGTTTGTGAGGTTGAGAGCACTGACACATGGAGTTGGTTTCTAGAACTTCTAGCTACTGATTTAGGCACTAGTGAAGGAGCAGGGTACACTTTCATGTCTGACCAACAAAAGGGTTTACTTGCTGCTGTGTCAAATGTGTTTCCACAAGCTGAAAGTAGGGTGTGTGCAAGGCATGTGTACTGTAACTTTAGgggagtgtttggaggtggtTTAGAGTACAGAAAACAATTTTGGACTATTGCAAAAAGCAACACAGTAAATCACTTCAATGAAAACATTGAAgtaatgaggggtatttcacaTGAAGCTGCTGAAGACCTACTGAAAAGGAACTACAAGAAATGGTGTAGGGCATTCTACACTCCATTATCTTGTTGTGACAGTGTAGACAACAACATGAGTGAGGTGTTTAATGCATACATCTTGAGTGCAAGGCACAAGCCTATTATTACCATGTTGGAAGATATCAGAGAGGGTTTGATGGAAAGACTGCATAAGAAAAGAGATTTCATTGGGAAAAAGGAGATAATGTTGTGTCCTAGGATCCAAATTCAGTTAGAGAAACACAAAATTTGGGCTAGGGGTTGGAATGCATACTGGGATGGTGGGTTTTTCTATGGAGTAAGAGAAGGTGCAACACAGGTTAAGTATGTGGTGGATCTGAACCAACATACTTGCAGTTGCAATGCATGGCaggtgagtgggattccatgcaaacatgcaattgttgctatatggaataaagtagaccACCCAGAACAATATGTCAATGCATATTTCTGCAAACAGACCTACATGAAGGCATATGAATTTTTGTTAGAGCCTTTAAATGGTCCTCAAGAGTGGCCTACTTCTGATAGCATTGTTGTGGCTCCAAAGGTGAAAAAGGTCAATGGAAGACCTAAAACAAAGAGGAGATATGGTGTTGGAGAGGTAACTGCATCTGGTAAGCTGAAGAGAACAGGTTGTTCTATGAAATGCAGCTTATGTGGTGTGATAGGCCACAACAAAAGGGGTTGCAAGAATGCCcctaagcaacaacaacacatcaACAATCATGCTACTGCAGAGCAGACCACACCACAGCAACAACACCCAAGAACCAGTTCAGCTATACCAATGCACAATAGGGGTGTGGGTATTTATACCTACCCAAATGGGTATCAAAGAATAGCTACT CCTATATCACAACACTTCCCCACACCACAGAGGCAAAGACCTCCTGCAGCTTTCTATTCTGATCATGGGGGTGAGCAAACCATCTACTCCTTCCCTGCACATGACTTCCCATTGTCACAGACTCAACCAAGTCAAGGACACACAATATCAAGCCAAGCATTGCAGGATCTTGCAATGGCTAGAAGATTAGAAAAAAGACCATGA
- the LOC130459738 gene encoding ubiquitin-like-specific protease 1 yields the protein MKTMMLGLKEGEHVKVHCTKRTFNMEKDFEISVTVEDTDQLLSGAWLNISIIQVFATALSELCFHDDCHPNSIGFMCPEMISATMLKSDADRILLYITRSMSALSSKTFILCPYYEKSHWMLLVLCLSKREVYIFDSQQKKRNLMIKEPLNNAFRSYKRLGGQSKGTKLTWIPAQCAQQPGSLDCGYYVMRFMYDIIMNHGNSQDLTKDFSRTLPYSPEEINEVKDFWADYFMNNVEFLA from the exons atgaaaactatgatgttgggattaaaagaaggggagcacgttaaggtacattgcactaaaaggacattcaatatggaaaaggactttgaaattagtgtcaccgttgaagacaccgatcaacttctctcgggagcatggctcaatatatcaataatacaagtttttgctac ggctttgagtgagttgtgttttcacgatgattgtcaccccaatagtattggattcatgtgcccggagatgatctcggccaccatgttaaagtccgatgcagatcgaattctattgtacatcacgaggtccatgagtgcacttagttctaagacattcatcttatgtccatactacgaaaa gagtcactggatgcttttagttctttgcttgtctaaacgtgaggtctacatatttgattctcaacagaagaagagaaatttgatgattaaggagccactaaacaa tgcttttcggagttacaagagactaggtggacaatctaagggaactaaattaacatggattccagcacag tgtgctcaacaaccgggatcactagattgtggctactacgtcatgcgttttatgtacgacataataatgaatcatggtaatagtcaagatcttactaag gatttttcaagaacattgccctattcaccggaggagattaatgaggtgaaagatttttgggcagattacttcatgaacaatgtcgaatttttagcttaa